The following proteins are encoded in a genomic region of Oceaniferula marina:
- the fusA gene encoding elongation factor G, translated as MSDLSLYRNIGIFAHVDAGKTTTTERILKLTGKIHKTGEVHDGESTTDFMDQEAERGITIQSAAVSCFWPGTNNQYKPHRFNVIDTPGHVDFTVEVYRSLKVLDGGIGVFCGSGGVEPQSETNWRYANESAVSRIIFVNKLDRIGADFYRVVDQVKNVLGAKPLVMVLPIGIEDQMTGVVDLLTRKAWVWKDGAEAEDYTLEDVPADMVDKVEEYREALIETAVEQDDDLMEQYLEGEEPSIEDIKKCIRKGTIALDFFPTYCGTAFKNKGVQLLLDAVVDFLPSPTEVPAQPEVDPEGNETGRFAEVTPDSPLRALAFKIMDDQYGALTFTRIYSGKLEKGMTILNTFTGKTERVGRIVEMQADERIELDSAQAGDIVALVGLKNVQTGHTLCDQNDPATLEPMVFPDPVISIAVAPKDKANAEKLGVAIGKMVKEDPTFIVETDQDSGETILKGMGELHLDIKVDILKRTHNVEVEVGKPQVAYRETISKRIEDSYTHKKQSGGSGQYGKIDYIIEPTDAEEGEEFEFESKVVGGNVPKEYWPAIEKGFKRSKDKGVLAGFPCLNFKVTLVDGGFHAVDSSAIAFEIAAKAAYRQSIPKAGPQLLEPIMKLDVFTPEDNVGDVIGDLNRRRGMIKEQERTPTGIRVKADAPLSDMFGYIGDLRTMTSGRGQFSMEFSHYAPCPKNVSEEVIADVKKREAEKNK; from the coding sequence ATGAGTGACCTTTCTCTTTACAGAAACATCGGAATCTTCGCCCACGTGGATGCGGGCAAGACCACTACCACTGAGCGCATCCTAAAACTTACCGGCAAAATTCACAAAACCGGTGAGGTGCACGACGGCGAATCCACGACCGATTTCATGGATCAGGAAGCTGAGCGCGGCATTACCATCCAGTCAGCGGCTGTCAGCTGCTTCTGGCCAGGTACCAACAACCAGTACAAGCCCCACCGCTTCAACGTCATTGACACACCCGGTCACGTTGACTTCACCGTGGAAGTTTATCGTTCCCTCAAAGTGCTCGACGGCGGTATCGGCGTGTTCTGTGGATCCGGTGGTGTTGAGCCACAATCCGAGACCAACTGGCGCTACGCCAACGAGTCAGCCGTTTCCCGTATCATTTTCGTCAACAAGCTCGACCGTATCGGAGCCGACTTCTACCGCGTCGTTGACCAAGTGAAAAACGTGCTCGGAGCCAAGCCACTCGTCATGGTGCTGCCGATCGGCATCGAAGACCAAATGACCGGAGTCGTGGATCTTCTCACCCGCAAAGCCTGGGTCTGGAAAGATGGTGCGGAAGCCGAAGACTACACCCTCGAAGACGTTCCAGCCGACATGGTGGACAAAGTCGAGGAATACCGCGAGGCACTCATCGAAACTGCCGTTGAGCAGGATGACGACCTGATGGAACAGTATCTCGAAGGCGAAGAGCCTAGCATCGAGGACATCAAAAAGTGCATCCGTAAAGGAACCATCGCTCTCGACTTCTTCCCAACCTACTGCGGAACCGCCTTCAAGAACAAGGGTGTGCAGCTTCTCCTCGATGCTGTTGTGGACTTCCTCCCATCACCTACCGAAGTGCCAGCCCAGCCAGAAGTTGATCCAGAAGGTAACGAGACCGGACGTTTCGCTGAAGTCACTCCTGACAGCCCACTCCGCGCACTCGCATTCAAGATCATGGACGACCAGTATGGAGCCCTGACCTTCACCCGTATTTACTCAGGTAAGCTTGAAAAGGGTATGACCATCCTCAACACCTTCACAGGTAAAACCGAGCGTGTCGGCCGGATCGTCGAAATGCAGGCTGACGAACGCATCGAACTCGACAGCGCACAAGCTGGTGACATTGTAGCCCTCGTTGGACTCAAGAACGTCCAGACCGGCCACACACTTTGTGACCAAAACGACCCTGCAACTCTCGAGCCCATGGTCTTCCCCGATCCTGTGATCTCGATTGCCGTCGCCCCCAAGGACAAAGCGAATGCCGAAAAACTCGGTGTCGCCATCGGTAAGATGGTCAAAGAAGACCCGACATTCATCGTTGAAACCGACCAGGACTCCGGTGAAACCATCCTCAAGGGAATGGGCGAGCTTCACCTCGACATCAAAGTGGATATCCTCAAACGGACGCACAACGTTGAAGTGGAAGTTGGCAAGCCTCAGGTGGCCTACCGCGAAACCATCAGCAAGCGCATCGAAGACAGCTACACCCACAAGAAGCAGTCCGGTGGATCCGGTCAGTATGGTAAGATCGACTACATCATCGAGCCGACCGACGCCGAGGAAGGTGAAGAGTTCGAATTCGAGTCCAAAGTCGTTGGTGGTAACGTGCCTAAGGAATACTGGCCAGCCATTGAAAAAGGCTTCAAAAGGTCCAAGGACAAGGGTGTTCTCGCTGGTTTCCCATGCTTGAACTTCAAAGTCACCTTGGTTGACGGTGGATTCCACGCCGTGGACTCCTCCGCCATCGCATTCGAAATTGCCGCCAAGGCAGCCTACCGTCAGTCGATTCCGAAAGCCGGACCTCAGCTGCTTGAGCCCATCATGAAACTGGACGTCTTCACACCTGAAGACAACGTTGGTGACGTGATCGGCGACCTCAACCGCCGCCGCGGCATGATCAAAGAGCAGGAGCGCACCCCAACAGGTATCCGCGTCAAAGCCGATGCTCCTCTGAGCGACATGTTCGGCTACATCGGTGACCTGCGCACCATGACCTCCGGTCGTGGCCAGTTCTCCATGGAGTTCTCCCACTACGCCCCATGTCCAAAGAACGTCTCCGAGGAGGTGATCGCGGACGTGAAAAAGCGCGAAGCTGAGAAGAACAAGTAA